The Episyrphus balteatus chromosome 4, idEpiBalt1.1, whole genome shotgun sequence genome includes a window with the following:
- the LOC129918603 gene encoding fumarate hydratase, mitochondrial-like isoform X1 produces the protein MVLQVLKSSWTLRSVQQLNRINWATTFVRSMASDKSFRIESDTFGELKVPSDKYYGAQTMRSMINFPIGGRTERMPKPVIQAMGVLKKAAAEVNKEFGLKPEIADAISKAADDVISGELYEEHFPLVIWQTGSGTQSNMNVNEVISNRAIKLLGGELGSKNPVHPNDHVNKSQSSNDTFPTAIHISIALQLCNNLKPALQILHDGLQAKSNEFKDIIKIGRTHTMDAVPLTLGQEFSGYAQQMKNAIERIDSVMPHILQLALGGTAVGTGLNTRIGFAEKCAAKISQLTGLPFVTAPNKFEALAARDATVEVSGALNTIAVSLMKIGNDIRFLGSGPRCGLGELMLPENEPGSSIMPGKVNPTQCEALTMLAAQVMGNHVAVTIGGANGHFELNVFKPLIVSNTLRSIRLLADGARTFNSNCVSGIVANRDRIGKIMNESLMLVTALNPHIGYDKAAKIAKTAHKNGTTLKEEAINLGYLTEEQFAEWVKPSDMLGPK, from the exons GCATCGGATAAGAGCTTCCGAATTGAGTCGGATACATTTGGTGAATTGAAAGTGCCTTCTGACAAGTACTATGGCGCACAGACAATGCGATCGATGATCAATTTTCCAATCGGTGGCAGAACCGAGAGAATGCCA AAACCCGTTATCCAAGCAATGGGAGTTCTAAAGAAGGCTGCTGCTGAGGTTAACAAGGAATTCGGTTTAAAGCCAGAAATCGCTGATGCTATATCGAAAGCTGCTGATGATGTTATTTCTGGGGAACTTTACGAAGAGCACTTCCCTTTGGTAATTTGGCAAACTGGATCTGGTACTCAGTCAAACATGAATGTCAACGAG GTCATCAGCAATCGTGCCATTAAACTGCTGGGTGGTGAACTTGGATCAAAGAATCCCGTCCACCCCAACGATCATGTCAATAAATCGCAAAGTTCCAACGATACCTTCCCTACTGCCATACACATTTCCATTGCCTTGCAACTTTGTAATAATTTAAAACCAGCACTGCAGATTCTTCATGACGGTTTGCAAGCAAAGTCTAACGAATTCAAAGATATTATCAAAATCGGTCGCACACACACCATGGACGCTGTTCCACTGACTCTGGGTCAAGAATTTAGCGGATACGCCCAGCAAATGAAAAATGCCATTGAAAGGATTGATTCTGTGATGCCACACATTTTGCAGTTGGCTTTGGGTGGTACTGCTGTCGGAACCGGTCTAAATACTCGAATTGGATTTGCTGAAAAGTGCGCCGCAAAAATCTCTCAACTTACTGGCCTTCCTTTTGTGACTGCACCCAATAAATTTGAAGCTCTAGCTGCCCGTGATGCTACTGTTGAAGTGTCAGGAGCTTTGAATACCATTGCTGTGAGTCTGATGAAAATCGGAAATGATATCCGCTTCCTTGGATCAGGGCCACGTTGTGGACTTGGAGAACTTATGTTGCCTGAAAATGAGCCTGGAAGCTCAATTATGCCAGGAAAAGTCAATCCCACCCAATGTGAAGCTCTTACAATGTTGGCTGCTCAGGTGATGGGCAATCATGTTGCCGTGACCATTGGAGGAGCCAATGGCCACTTTGAACTGAACGTGTTTAAGCCTTTGATTGTGTCTAATACTCTTAGGTCCATTAGGCTGTTAG CTGATGGAGCTAGAACGTTTAACTCGAATTGTGTAAGTGGTATTGTGGCCAACCGTGACCGCATTGGCAAGATTATGAATGAGTCTCTTATGCTTGTAACTGCCCTTAACCCACACATTGGCTATGACAAGGCTGCTAAAATTGCCAAGACAGCGCATAAGAACGGAACAACGTTGAAGGAGGAAGCCATTAACCTAGGTtatttaactgaagagcaattTGCTGAATGGGTTAAACCAAGTGACATGTTGGGACCtaagtaa
- the LOC129918603 gene encoding fumarate hydratase, mitochondrial-like isoform X2 — protein MESEKNTINGSETASDKSFRIESDTFGELKVPSDKYYGAQTMRSMINFPIGGRTERMPKPVIQAMGVLKKAAAEVNKEFGLKPEIADAISKAADDVISGELYEEHFPLVIWQTGSGTQSNMNVNEVISNRAIKLLGGELGSKNPVHPNDHVNKSQSSNDTFPTAIHISIALQLCNNLKPALQILHDGLQAKSNEFKDIIKIGRTHTMDAVPLTLGQEFSGYAQQMKNAIERIDSVMPHILQLALGGTAVGTGLNTRIGFAEKCAAKISQLTGLPFVTAPNKFEALAARDATVEVSGALNTIAVSLMKIGNDIRFLGSGPRCGLGELMLPENEPGSSIMPGKVNPTQCEALTMLAAQVMGNHVAVTIGGANGHFELNVFKPLIVSNTLRSIRLLADGARTFNSNCVSGIVANRDRIGKIMNESLMLVTALNPHIGYDKAAKIAKTAHKNGTTLKEEAINLGYLTEEQFAEWVKPSDMLGPK, from the exons GCATCGGATAAGAGCTTCCGAATTGAGTCGGATACATTTGGTGAATTGAAAGTGCCTTCTGACAAGTACTATGGCGCACAGACAATGCGATCGATGATCAATTTTCCAATCGGTGGCAGAACCGAGAGAATGCCA AAACCCGTTATCCAAGCAATGGGAGTTCTAAAGAAGGCTGCTGCTGAGGTTAACAAGGAATTCGGTTTAAAGCCAGAAATCGCTGATGCTATATCGAAAGCTGCTGATGATGTTATTTCTGGGGAACTTTACGAAGAGCACTTCCCTTTGGTAATTTGGCAAACTGGATCTGGTACTCAGTCAAACATGAATGTCAACGAG GTCATCAGCAATCGTGCCATTAAACTGCTGGGTGGTGAACTTGGATCAAAGAATCCCGTCCACCCCAACGATCATGTCAATAAATCGCAAAGTTCCAACGATACCTTCCCTACTGCCATACACATTTCCATTGCCTTGCAACTTTGTAATAATTTAAAACCAGCACTGCAGATTCTTCATGACGGTTTGCAAGCAAAGTCTAACGAATTCAAAGATATTATCAAAATCGGTCGCACACACACCATGGACGCTGTTCCACTGACTCTGGGTCAAGAATTTAGCGGATACGCCCAGCAAATGAAAAATGCCATTGAAAGGATTGATTCTGTGATGCCACACATTTTGCAGTTGGCTTTGGGTGGTACTGCTGTCGGAACCGGTCTAAATACTCGAATTGGATTTGCTGAAAAGTGCGCCGCAAAAATCTCTCAACTTACTGGCCTTCCTTTTGTGACTGCACCCAATAAATTTGAAGCTCTAGCTGCCCGTGATGCTACTGTTGAAGTGTCAGGAGCTTTGAATACCATTGCTGTGAGTCTGATGAAAATCGGAAATGATATCCGCTTCCTTGGATCAGGGCCACGTTGTGGACTTGGAGAACTTATGTTGCCTGAAAATGAGCCTGGAAGCTCAATTATGCCAGGAAAAGTCAATCCCACCCAATGTGAAGCTCTTACAATGTTGGCTGCTCAGGTGATGGGCAATCATGTTGCCGTGACCATTGGAGGAGCCAATGGCCACTTTGAACTGAACGTGTTTAAGCCTTTGATTGTGTCTAATACTCTTAGGTCCATTAGGCTGTTAG CTGATGGAGCTAGAACGTTTAACTCGAATTGTGTAAGTGGTATTGTGGCCAACCGTGACCGCATTGGCAAGATTATGAATGAGTCTCTTATGCTTGTAACTGCCCTTAACCCACACATTGGCTATGACAAGGCTGCTAAAATTGCCAAGACAGCGCATAAGAACGGAACAACGTTGAAGGAGGAAGCCATTAACCTAGGTtatttaactgaagagcaattTGCTGAATGGGTTAAACCAAGTGACATGTTGGGACCtaagtaa
- the LOC129918924 gene encoding protein crooked neck: MEKSQKMPKVAKVKNKAPAEVQITAEQLLREAKERDLEILPPPPKQKISDPAELADYQQRKRKGFEDALRKNRMVVSHWIKYAQWEESQKEIQRARSIWERALDNDHRNITIWLKYAEMEMKNKQVNHARNLWDRAVVIMPRVNQFWYKYTYMEEMLENVAGARAVFERWMEWQPEEQAWQTYVNFELRYKEIDRARTIYERFVYVHPDVKNWIKFARFEENHGYIRGARSVYERGVEFFGDEYIDEKLFIAFAKFEENQKEHDRARVIYKYALDHLPKERTKELYKAYTIHEKKYGDRAGIEDVIVSKRKFQYEQEVAENPQNYDAWFDYLRLIEGEGDFANIRETYERAIANVPPGKEKNLWRRYIYLWINYALFEELEADDETRTRQIYRTCLELIPHKIFTFSKVWLLYAQFEIRCKQLQQARKTLGMSIGMCPRDKLFRGYIELEIQLREFDRCRILYEKFLEFGPENCVTWMKFAELENLLGDTDRARGIFELAVQQPRLDMPELLWKAYIDFEVAQGETELARQLYERLLERTHHVKVWMSYAKFELSSNEGSEDGDEDMNVRLARRVYERANDTLRQTGDKESRVLLLEAWRDFEKESGNVETLDKVMEKMPRRVKKRQKIVSDTGAEEGWEEIFDYIFPEDEMSRPNLKLLAAAKMWKKQKEVLPEVPANEEQTEKNDNTGANADEDEKSDDESVSSVSDSEDEEMRDILEENKGE; the protein is encoded by the exons atGGAAAAATCACAGAAAATGCCCAAAGTAGCAAAG GTAAAAAACAAAGCGCCAGCCGAAGTACAAATCACCGCAGAACAACTGCTCCGCGAAGCCAAGGAACGTGACTTGGAAATCCTTCCACCTCCACCAAAGCAGAAAATCTCCGATCCAGCTGAATTAGCTGATTATCAACAACGAAAACGAAAAGGCTTCGAAGATGCTCTCCGCAAAAATCGCATGGTTGTCAGTCACTGGATTAAATACGCACAATGGGAGGAATCACAGAAAGAAATCCAAAGAGCTCGTTCGATCTGGGAACGTGCTCTTGACAATGACCACCGTAACATCACCATATGGCTTAAATACGCCGAAATGGAAATGAAGAACAAACAAGTCAACCATGCAAGAAATTTATGGGATCGTGCTGTCGTCATTATGCCAAGGGTCAATCAGTTTTGGTACAAGTACACGTATATGGAAGAAATGTTAGAAAATGTAGCTGGAGCACGTGCAGTCTTCGAACGTTGGATGGAATGGCAGCCAGAAGAGCAGGCCTGGCAAACTTATGTTAACTTTGAATTGCGCTACAAAGAAATCGATAGAGCTCGAACTATTTACGAACGATTCGTCTATGTCCACCCTGATGTGAAGAACTGGATTAAGTTTGCTCGGTTCGAAGAGAACCACGGATACATTCGAGGTGCACGTTCTGTATACGAACGTGGAGTAGAGTTCTTTGGTGACGAGTACATTGACGAGAAGCTTTTCATTGCTTTCGCCAAGTTCGAAGAGAATCAAAAGGAGCACGATAGAGCAAGGGTAATCTATAAGTACGCTCTAGACCATTTGCCGAAAGAACGCACTAAAGAGCTTTACAAGGCGTATACAATTCATGAGAAGAAATACGGTGACCGAGCAGGCATCGAGGATGTCATTGTTTCGAAAAGAAAGTTTCAATACGAACAAGAAGTGGCGGAAAACCCTCAAAACTACGATGCATGGTTCGATTACTTGCGACTGATTGAAGGCGAGGGTGACTTTGCAAATATTCGAGAGACTTATGAACGTGCGATAGCCAATGTGCCGCCGGGAAAGGAAAAGAACTTATGGAGACGATACATCTATCTTTGGataaattatgctttgtttgaGGAACTGGAAGCTGATGATGAGACACGGACTCGACAAATTTATCGAACGTGTTTGGAATTGATTCCGCACAAGATCTTCACCTTTAGCAAGGTGTGGTTGCTATATGCACAGTTTGAAATTCGGTGCAAGCAATTGCAGCAAGCCCGAAAAACTTTGGGTATGTCGATTGGAATGTGCCCTCGAGACAAACTCTTTCGGGGATATATTGAGTTGGAAATTCAATTGCGTGAATTCGATCGATGTCGGATTTTGTACGAGAAATTCCTTGAATTCGGTCCAGAGAACTGTGTGACTTGGATGAAATTTGCCGAACTGGAGAATCTTCTTGGTGATACAGACAGGGCTAGGGGTATATTTGAATTAGCGGTGCAACAGCCAAGGTTGGATATGCCAGAATTACTTTGGAAGGCATATATTGATTTTGAAGTGGCTCAGGGAGAGACAGAACTTGCAAGGCAGTTATATGAACGACTTTTGGAGCGAACGCATCATGTCAAAGTGTGGATGTCGTATGCAAAGTTTGAACTGTCGTCGAATGAGGGCAGTGAGGACGGCGATGAGGATATGAATGTGAGACTTGCCAGGCGAGTTTATGAGCGAGCAAACGACACCTTACGACAAACAGGTGATAAGGAGTCAAGAGTTCTATTGTTGGAAGCATGGCGTGACTTTGAAAAAGAAAGCGGTAATGTAGAGACTTTGGATAAGGTGATGGAGAAGATGCCACGAAGAGTTAAGAAGCGCCAGAAGATTGTTTCGGATACAGGTGCCGAGGAAGGCTGGGAAGAGATTTTCGATTATATCTTCCCCGAAGATGAAATGTCCAGACCGAATCTTAAACTTTTGGCAGCAGCGAAAATGTGGAAAAAGCAAAAAGAAGTTCTTCCAGAGGTGCCAGCGAATGAAgaacaaactgaaaaaaatgatAACACAGGTGCAAATGCAGATGAAGATGAAAAAAGTGACGATGAGAGTGTGTCATCAGTCAGCGATAGTGAAGATGAAGAAATGCGAGATATTTTGGAGGAAAATAAAGGTGAATAa
- the LOC129918485 gene encoding N-alpha-acetyltransferase 20, translating to MTTLRPFTCDDMFKFNNVNFDPLTETYGLTFYTQYLARWPEYFQVAESPSGEIMGYIMGKTEGLRENWHGHVTCLTVSPDYRRLGLAALLMNFLEDVSEKKRAYFVDLFVRVSNKVAINMYTNLGYIIYRTVLEYYSGDRDEDAYDMRKALSRDVEKKSVIPFTHPITLAELRKLTNFAN from the exons ATGACAACTCTTCGCCCATTCACTTGTGACgacatgtttaaattcaacaacGT gaatTTTGATCCATTGACTGAAACTTATGGTTTAACTTTCTATACGCAATATCTGGCCCGCTGGCCAGAATACTTCCAAGTCGCTGAATCACCAAGTGGAGAAATAATGGGTTATA TAATGGGAAAGACGGAAGGACTAAGAGAAAACTGGCATGGACATGTAACCTGTTTGACCGTCTCCCCTGATTACCGACGTTTGGGTCTAGCTGCTCTTTTGATGAACTTCCTTGAAGATGTTTCTGAGAa AAAACGTGCttattttgttgatttattCGTCCGAGTGAGCAACAAAGTTGCTATAAATATGTACACAAATCTGGGCTATATAATTTATCGAACTGTCCTGGAATATTATTCAGGAGATCGAGACGAAGATGCTTACG ATATGCGGAAGGCTCTGTCGCGAGACGTGGAAAAGAAATCTGTCATACCATTCACGCATCCA atTACACTTGCCGAATTAAGGAAATTGACAAACTTTGCTAATTAA